One part of the Candidatus Margulisiibacteriota bacterium genome encodes these proteins:
- a CDS encoding dihydroorotate dehydrogenase electron transfer subunit: QIIENKQVAKDIFKCRIQTKHIAKACLPGNFINISVGSNSQFLLKRPFGVHNVEGDELVILYRIRGKGTDVMSSLVSGDSLDLLGPLGNFFANVQDKKVLILGGGMGIAPLYYLEKELSKHNDVQTMYAVKTREELIDINVSSLIVHVDKEEGCFACDKLEDVLVKNKIESLYICGPEILMKLSYQIAKKYSIHTEVSLEARMACGFGACVGCVVETVNGLKKVCTDGPVFKAEEIWG; encoded by the coding sequence TCAAATCATTGAGAACAAGCAAGTAGCTAAAGACATCTTTAAATGTAGGATTCAGACAAAGCATATTGCTAAAGCATGTTTGCCGGGTAACTTTATTAACATTTCCGTGGGAAGCAACTCGCAGTTTCTGTTAAAAAGACCGTTTGGCGTGCATAATGTGGAGGGCGATGAGTTAGTTATATTGTACAGAATACGTGGTAAAGGAACTGATGTGATGAGTTCTTTAGTATCAGGGGATAGCTTGGATTTACTTGGACCTTTAGGTAATTTTTTCGCTAATGTTCAGGATAAAAAGGTGCTTATTTTAGGTGGAGGCATGGGCATTGCTCCTTTATATTATTTAGAAAAGGAATTAAGCAAACACAATGATGTTCAGACAATGTATGCTGTAAAGACGAGGGAAGAATTAATAGATATTAACGTTTCTAGTCTTATTGTGCATGTAGACAAGGAGGAAGGCTGTTTTGCTTGTGATAAATTAGAAGATGTTTTAGTAAAAAACAAAATAGAGTCTTTGTATATTTGTGGTCCAGAGATATTAATGAAATTATCTTATCAGATAGCAAAAAAATATAGTATCCATACTGAAGTTTCGCTGGAAGCAAGAATGGCTTGTGGCTTTGGTGCTTGTGTTGGATGTGTGGTAGAAACAGTCAATGGTTTAAAGAAGGTATGTACCGATGGACCTGTGTTTAAGGCGGAGGAAATATGGGGATAG